The following DNA comes from Parambassis ranga unplaced genomic scaffold, fParRan2.1 scaffold_66_arrow_ctg1, whole genome shotgun sequence.
CCAAACACCATGTAGGAGgagttagggttaggttaggttgTTGTTAACCACTGCACTCCACACTACACGCCCCCCTTCAACATCAGAAACCTTTCTATGCGTTTTTAACAATGGCCCATAAACCCAGCCTTCTCCtgttgtgtgcaggtgtgtggtGCCGCAGCCTGGTCTCTGACTACAAGGAGGCATGCAGAGAGATGGTCGTTGGTGCCTGGGAGAAGCCGCTCAAAGCCTCAGTGTATGGGACGTTACTGGGTGGGGTCTTAGCCTGCTTCTACTCCAAACCCGACCGCATGTCGTTTGAGGCTGACCTGCTGGAACGCTCCAACCAGCTGTGCCTTCTGTCCCCATGGATCCGCAGTGGCACGTCTGATGGCCACATCCAGACTCTGGTGAAGCTTCGCAACGAGGGTCGTCTCCAACACGCCAGCCTGGGGGTGCTCTCGGTGATGTATCGAACCGACTACGACCCTGACACCATGCTGTATGAAGCCCAGTGCTCCAATCTGTCAGTACCTTGGAGGGAACTCCCTCAGCGGATATTAGACATTGGATTTGTTGGCCACTGGTGGGtgctggactcaaggatgaaGGACTATGATGTGAACGATGAAGAATTTAAGCACTTGCCAGCATACATGCAGGTAACATCACCACCCAGCATTCAGGAGGTGGAAAGGAACGAGAGGCTGCACAACGAGTCCTTGTTACCGCTGACTGTGGAGGACgaggagaaagaaacaaaggTGGTGAACAAAGAAGAGagccaatcacagcctgtgGTGGAGAAACAGGCTCAGGCTTAGGCTGTTCAggacatcacatcacacacagcagcgcaAACACATTCTGGATTCAGGACTGTAACAGCTTCTTTTATTTTGCAATTCACTTAAAACGTGTGTCAATAAATCTTGTTTGTCTCCTATAACATGCAGGCCGTCATCCTTCACTGTTAAGAGGTTGTCAGTCAGAGATCCAGGGTGTTTCAGATATGAAGCTGGTCAGACTAATGGCAAACGGTACGTGTCTCTTCGCACTGATAACCTGAGCCACAAGAAGAAGGAGATGACACCATAATGGGGTCAAAGGTGGCCCACGATGTCGCTAATGTGACTCAGTGGTACGGGCGATCAGATGACATGGAGGAAGTCACAGGTCAGAGGCCAGTCTGTGGATTCAATAGTTACCTTGTTTCTATTGatcagctgacatgctgtgtttggattgtgccaccagggggcagcctAGggcaaaaaaactaaaaatgtagCCTCCATGGTGAGCCGCCTTGAGCTGCATGACAGCTGCATTGGTAAAGACAATACATTACATGACTATTAGTTCAAGTCTCTGCGTTCACAACGATATTATTAAATGATGGACATTCTGTTTGTCCTGTCTCCTCACAGTGGTGCCGTGTGCCTTCCCTCTAACCTAAAGTGTATTGAATGAAGTGCCGCCGTGTTCATTA
Coding sequences within:
- the LOC114431309 gene encoding mitochondrial import inner membrane translocase subunit Tim29-like; this encodes MASWRVARRMFCAAAEAPAAPGPSSRWERLKSSKAGVWCRSLVSDYKEACREMVVGAWEKPLKASVYGTLLGGVLACFYSKPDRMSFEADLLERSNQLCLLSPWIRSGTSDGHIQTLVKLRNEGRLQHASLGVLSVMYRTDYDPDTMLYEAQCSNLSVPWRELPQRILDIGFVGHWWVLDSRMKDYDVNDEEFKHLPAYMQVTSPPSIQEVERNERLHNESLLPLTVEDEEKETKVVNKEESQSQPVVEKQAQA